CTTTAAAATCAAAACAGAAAGCGGACATCACAGTCCCGTTCACCATCTTCTAGAGCTCCAGAGATGTCTATCCATAGAGTTAATATACCTGAGGTAATAAATTGCTTGCGAAATAGGTCAAAACAGAAGTCGAAACAAAGCAAGTCTGTATGTacattcaaaactttatttatgGAATACAGTGTAGAAAGCGCAGTTGTTTTTCCAGTCAAAGAAATTGATATAGAATTCAGAAAAATGCCACATAAACAAAAAAGCCCATTGCTTTTCGAGTTCAATCATCATATACCACTTCAGATCAAATCAATCCACAGAAACCCGGACGCCTCACTAAAAGTCAAGAGAAATTCAATGGACAATAATTTACTCATCTTGAAAACATCTTGAAAACATCTGATGGGTGAGGTTTAAAAAGTCTGTTGAGTTGATTCTGTAAACGATTCATTGACATTCATTAGACCGGTTGGTTATTGATGTGAATCTTTCCAACAGTTGGACTTAAATCAAATTCCTTTCACACCGGTTGCCAGATCATAAACCGCATGCAGTTTCACACAGAATAATGGCAATCTGTCATAGCTATGATCTGGCAATCACTATGTACGGAGATGAGCGGTTTTCTAAAACTGACTGAAACAACGACATGATTTGTGTGATGACACGAGTGAGTGACTACAGGGCACAAAAATGATGCTTGATCTTAAAATCTAATATTTCATTGAGGAAAAAAGTGATATCAACAattattttagaatattttGCATGAAAATAACTCCCTCATTGTTATGAAAAGATATCTCGATACATTCTCATTTCTCTTCCGTCTGGACATTTTTCTAAATCGAAATCAGCATAATTCAAATTCAGCCTTTCTGATTCATACCAACAATTGTTctatacaaatgattttttctgttaataagaatgtgagatttttttcttcattacaACAGTGATCATTTTGCCCTGCACCAAACatgagaaaaacagagagaCAGCGAGAGCAAATGAGCTTCAGTGATGCTGCTGTATAACAAGAGACAAACGTGAGACAAAGAGGAGAAAGACATCTACATCTGTCGACACACAGTAACACAAAAAGATAAAACCGACCGGTGAGGACACACACAGAATAACCCACTTCGAACCCGCCTGCCCTGACCCCAAAAACCCGCTTAAAAAACACATACAACCACGTGTCAAATGGAAAATCCAACTTAAATAGCTGTCAGAGAAGTAAATAAATCTCTGTAATGCATAGAACGGAAACATCTAAACTCAAGATAATAATGTACATCGACAGCTTCAGCCAGCCGCTCACAGCAGgccataataaaaaaagaacaagatATAGAAACAAAAGCATGAATCTCTTTAATCGTGTTTAAAGCAGAATGCCAATTCAgtctaaattttttttttttgtgcaacTCAAGTCACGTATTCACAAGTTACTAACTGCTAGTGTCTCTACATGAGAAAAGATCAAGATCCAAATAGCAGAATCATTTTTTCTATCATGCACTACATAGTAACAAGTattcttttaactttttttgctttACTTCAATATCGACGgaactaaaaaaaaaatctccCTTTTTTGGcaagtttctttgttttttcaatgatttttccatttcttttttttgtgaaaaacaaaccagaAACAATCAAATAATGATCAAGATCTCATTCATAAAGATCGATTTTACCACTAGATTTTTTGTGACCGAACACAGCACAGCTGCAGTCAGTGTGTGAtgaagagagaggaagaggagggggCGTCACCCCTCACATGTCCCAGTGTTTTACTCATTTAGTAGTGTGAGGAAGGACAGTGCAGAAAACACACCGCTAACGTCTGGATATATATTACTGTACAATTTACATTCAACTTCCGAACATTTCATGAGGCGAAAAATCGATTGAGCTTTTGACATTAATCCGAATTGAATTTGACCATTATAGCATTAATATGATTAGGTATCACACCTTTCCAATCAATGGGAGGAGCATTTGTTCGACAAGCAAGAACAAGGTAAGACACAGATGTGGTCTGCACTGTCCAGAGAGGAGGGGGGTGAAGGGATGGGGAGGATGGAGGTTACTCCATCAGTTCTGATTCTGCTCAAAGAACTTGTAGGTGGGGTTCTCATAGCCGTTCTGCTGCATCTTTGACAGGTGACGCTCCTCTGGAGTCACAGCAGCATCCACCtgtataaaagagagagagagagacctcaTCAAACTGAATCTTTAAGATCAAGAACTCTCTTCACAAGGCTCACACTCACTGACCTCGATGATGCCATGGTGGATGGACGTGTACTGCTTCTTCCTCAACATCACTAGAGTGATGACGATGAtggttgctatgacaacacctCCGACCATCAGGCCAATAATAGCTCCTTTATTAAAGCTCACGTCCTCTGCAAGGAAAACCTTAAACGACAAAGACACACGTGCATCAGCATCTTCAGCTCTCGATTCTACGAACctgtgttgccatggcaacttCATCCCGTCACACACGGACCAGGACGAAAGAGTCCGATTTTTATAGTTATGAAAATTCCACTACtttctgttttgaaaatgtttattttgtcgtaGTGAATTAGTAAGTTTTGTATTTAGGTTTGCCTAGGATTGTGTAGGTTACCAGTTTCTGGTGGTAAACTTCACTGTGTCTCTCTTCTGCCTCCATCCGCAACTCGGGAACATCTTCAGACTTCAGTCCAGACACTGAGCAACCAGAAACACAGAAAGGCATTCTCGAGTTCACAGAGACGATGAtcacatgacaaaaacaaagaatGAGCGGATCGGTATTGTCTATCATTTTACCTGGTCGGGTTGGAAGGCCTCTATCAGGAACAGGACGAGCATCTACAGGCTCAACTGTAGAGAAAGAGATGAGTTATTGACTACTGATTTACAAAATACACTGATTCAAATCACAAAATGATTCCGATTTTCAGTACACACTGATTCGAAGCATAAACTGATTAGCAGCATAACATGATTCTGATTTACAGAACACACTGATTCACAGTAAAAACTAATTCTGGTTTACAGCATGAATTGATTCTGATTTACAGCAAACGCTGATTGACAGAAGTCTGTGATCTGAATCAGTTTGTGCTGTGAATTAGTATCAGATTCACAGCAGGAACTGGTTCAAAGAGTAAGCTGATTCACACATAAATGATTCTCATTCATACTACTTTCACATCACAAATTGATTCTGATTCACATCACAAAGCTGATTTTGATATACAGCACACACTAATTCACAGTACATACTGattcaaaacataaaatgacTCACAGCTTAAAATGATTCACATCACGGAACTAAATCTGATTCACAGCTTAAAATGAATCACAGTACATACTGattcaaaacataaaatgatTCACATCTTAAAATGATTCACATCACAAAACTAAATCTCATTCACATCTTAAAATGAATCACAGTACATACTGattcaaaacataaaatgatTCACAGCTTAAAATGATTCACATCACAAAACTAAATCTCATTCACATCTTAAAATGAATCACAGTACATACTGattcaaaacataaaatgatTCACAGCTTAAAATGATTCACATCACAAAACTAAATCTGATTCACATCTTAAAATGAATCACAGTACATACTGattcaaaacataaaatgatTCACAGCTTAAAATGATTCACATCACAAAACTAAATCTGATTCACAGCTTAAAATGAATCACAGTACATACTGattcaaaacataaaatgatCAGATTCACAGCTTAAAATGATTCACATCTTAAAACTGAATCTGATTCACATCTTAAAATGAATCACAGTACATACTGattcaaaacataaaatgatTCACATCTTAAAATGATTCACATAACAAAACTAAATCTGATTCACAGCTTAAAATAATTCACAGTACATACGGattcaaaacataaaatgatTCACAGCATGAAACGATTCTCATTCACAATCCAAATTGATTCCGAGTCACCACAAAACTAATTCTAAATCAACAGCACAAAAGTGATTCAGATTCACAGCAGAGCACACACTGCCTCACATTACGTTTTGATTCATCATAAACTGATTCTGACTCAAATCACACACTGATTCACAGCACGTAAAGATTGTTTCTCAGCACATATTGAATCTGATTCAGATGACATACTGATTCTCACTCACATGCTACTGTTTCGGATTCACAGCACTTTGGATCAGAAGCACAAAACTGATTCACAGCGCAGTGATGATACACTCATTGTGGGTGTTGCTAGGGTGGTTGTTAAGGAGCAGAAGCTAATTCAAATGAATAGCAACAGTTACATAACGCTGGTCTCAGTAAACAGCACCGATGACGTGAATCTGCAGCATGTCTGTGAATTGCTCATAGGAGCATGTGCTTCATGTGAAGGCGGTTTAGAGGAAGTGATGCGTATGTCCATATGGCGCTCACAGTACCACACAGTCATGAAACAGCGTGGACTGCTGGGATACGTCcaactctgtgtttgtgtgtgagcaCATACCCTCGTTCTGCGTGTTAGGCTGGTTGAAGCTCTCGGGGTGAATGAAGCCAAATCCCTGAGTGTCGGGCAGCAGGTCCAGACCGGCGGTGCTGTCGGGCATCAGAGCGTCGTTCCCGTAACTCACCCTCACGTCGCTCTGCAGATTGGCCAGCTGAGCGAACATCTCCTTCTGTTCTCGCTGCAGGACATCTGAGAGAGACACAGGAATTCAGATGAGACCTTCTGCGTTAACACGATAAACCAAACAGCTTGCAGACTCGAGGTCTTCAGAGATCTTACAAATATCTCTAAACTACCAACACTTGTCCTGAAGGCACAATGAAACACTCAGCACAATCCAATTTACAAATCTACTGTGACAATCTTTActtaaagaaaagagagagagactgacagaTGGCTCGGTGACACACAGAATGAGGTGAACAGAATCTTGCGAGATTCAAGCAACTTGACTCATGTAAGTGATCCGGATGTGCACATCAATCAGTTCTGCTCTTATACAAATGTGATTATTTGCTTTTTAGATCGGCTactgtttattcatttattctgcTTTACTACAAAAATGAAGGAGCCGTTGGCAAATGAAACTCACGTTAGCATCTTGACCATGAAAAAATAGCACCATATCTCACCTCCTCCGACACGAGTTGAAGTCGGAGAAAATGATTTTCCCAGGTTTTGTTCACAACATGTTTAGTTGGCTGAAAAAAACATTCGTTGATGAGTTTTTATGTATAACAGACTCACCGACTTCGTCCTGAATTTCTTCGGCGACTCCTGGCACTTTGTACAGCAGCCCAAGAGACTGATTCATTCTCTCCTCGATGACACGCAGATGGGTCAACAcctgaggtcaaaggtcagaagGGTCACTGCGCCTTTAATCCACTTAAATCTCTAATCATAAGGTAGCAGGGTAACACAGAACATACCTGCGGGCGAATCTGAGCCGCCTTCTTGGGGTCGACCATGCGCACGTGCTCGAAGTGTTTGAGCGTGTGCTGTCTGTCCTTCTGCTCGGCCCGCACGTATTTCTTCAGCAGACTGAACACGTGCCGCGGCTATGACCAGAGAGCGACACGAACAAGACAGAAAGATTATGAGGATGCTTACACCGTGTAAAATAAAAGCAGTGAGAAGTAATATGTGTTTACCCTGGGTGGATTGGCCTGCAGGGCGGTGAGATAGCTCTCCAGAGCCAGCCGGCGTCGGTCATTCAGTAGAGCCTCCACACGAGCCATGTGAGTCTCCACTAACTGCTGTCGCTCACTAGCCGCCTCCTGCTCCAATGCCTCCACCTTCTCCTGAAAGTGCTGCGGAGAGGTCGTGAGACCATATTCTAATACTAGCCAGGGCAaattttcacataaaaaaatttTGGTAGGAGAAATGAGACCCACCTGGATCACGGCCTTCTTGTCATTGCGTGGTAGACTCTTGGCCTGCCTCTCCGCTTCTTCCCATTCTCTCATCACCTGCAGAAGAGCCGACAGCAAAACCGCCTATAAACATCTTCATATACACTTGTACAACTTACTCAGTAAACACACATCTTGTGGAGAGACTCATAATTCAACTGCAAATTCACATCCACCACAAACCACACCAATTCAAATCATAACACTGTCAGTTTGTGTATAGTGTATATGTAataatatagctgcaagcagcaattatgGGGTCAAGCCCTTCAACAGCAAAAAGTGAAATATATGTGGACtcgggctgtcacgattatgaatttgaatgacaattaattgtctaataaatcattgcgattatgacgattaaatCTCTTTTTTAGGGCTTGGACATTTCATTCTTGTACATTTTTGATTCGGCTTTGAAACGGCCATAttgttttttcttggaaatacataaaaaaaatggggtcatcatatatttaagttGTAGTCTTTTAcgtgtcaataatacaaccgccaaacaCTTGTAAATTGAGTAAATTGATTAGGGGTGAATTGAAggcaccattaaaatgctatcagtcatagaacagcttctagtctgttttttctcacttgcaagactacaataaaattttacttctatgttaatgaaattttggtggGCTAGTTTTCACACTTATAATagattaaacaatattaaattgAACTGcgggttatttttatggtataggctttaaagttttatttaaagtgatggtgttgtggtggtacactTTACCATACTtcagttacaatatatacactaaaatatgcaatatgcaggcactacagctacccctagtgtcttctatagagatgtgcaataattgcaatGATCTGAAACCCTCACGATGAGGTTAAACAATCgcaatgagacgattatttaataattgtgacagccctaatgtggACCTTTCTGATGATGAGACTGTCCTCTATCTATGTGCAAAATTTCATAACTCTCTTATGTACGGTTCCATGGGCTGCCATAAATGCAATGGCAGAAGAACAAGAGGAATAGGAAAACTACAGGATACAATAGGCCCATTTGGGGCTTGTTCCTTAATATTGCATTCAGGCTcagttgaccaatcagaatcagacTGTGAGGTGTTTTTCTTTCGTACCTGAGACATGCGCTCGCGATGTCTGCCCTCCAAACTCTCTTTGGCCTTGAGGAAATGCGAGTGTTCGTTCTCATCCGCAGGGGTCTCCAGGTATCGGTCCACAGCATCCGGAGGACTGGAGGAGGGGGTGGGCACTATAGATCAGAGACGGCGGAGAACAAGAGAAATTCAGATTACAGGCCAGAGAAAAGCAGATGCCTTTGGAAAGTTAGTCTTGTAAAGAGAGGTTAGAAGAGTGATAAACACAAGCAGGGAATGTGAAAACGTTTATGATGGATATCAGTATCATATCAGTCACGTCTGCACACTGGAGCAGAGAAATATGTGACCTTGAATAGAAAGTTTTGTGATTGTGTCTAAGTTACAGTCTGTCTATGAACTCTGTGACTATGTATGAGTCCTGTGTCATCAAGCAGAGGAGAATTTGACAGCTTTAACAGCTTGCCATGGCAAATATATCGGCTAATATTTGAAATTTTTAGTAATAGATAAACGACtgttcagaaaaaaaaacatttataaaggcAACGTTCGTTTTTTAATGTCATTCAATATCCACATTCCATATTTAATGTTATGTCCACGATTAACATAGTATCATGTGTTAATGTCCTGTTTCATGTGTTTTagtctgttttgatgctaagCTACATGCCAACTAAGCTTTTAATGTGCAATTAATGTGAATTTAGTTTCACCTATTTTTGTCATTTGCtgtaattaattacatttttgttataaTGTTTGTTAAATATCAGTATCGGCCATTAAACTAAAAATTCAGTTCACCACTAGTAAAAACTAGGTTTATAAAGATCACACAAACCTGACAACTTACGAACATTGACATAAAGGATTTTAACATCACTTGCAAGTTGCACCAAAGATTTAATTCATGCAAATGTCacgacacacaaacactcatgaAAGAATCTGTTACAGGAGAGAGAAAAGTGATTCAGAGAAGATCGACACCAAAACCAGCTCTTCACCATCTGTGTGATTATAAAGTGACGCACAAGATATACAAACAGGGTCAGTAAACGGCTGTTAGTGAGAGCAAGAGGAAAAAAAAGTGAGGAGAACAGATGATTCGTCCAGATCATCATGAGGAGCAGTTAGAGTTTAAAAGACATGAAACATCGTTCACAACCCATTTTACTTCTGTAAAGCAACACAAATGTGAGTAAAAGGGTAGAGCAATATGTGGTTTAGAGCATCTCCATGTGTCAAAGCTTCTTTCTATGATTTCATTCAATCCAAATGTAATACTATATTATAATAACTGcagtaatatttatattaaagttgCGTTCAGTGGGTTAACATATGTCTTCTAAAGCTGTAAATCTGTAAAACAATctcaaaatatgaatcattttaatttacaaatGTACTGTGTCACTTCAGAACACAATGGATTTCTTAACAATGGATGGATGTGCATTTTGAAGCTTTTTTGGTGTTTTAACTATAAAAATTGTATCTTGTACTCAACTGAAGAAAAGACATGATATACAAATTAACATTACGGTGATGATTTCagcacaaagacattttagggttttctttaaaatgactcattTACAATAAGATGAGGAGTGTGTGTTACAGAAGTAAACAGGGTGAGCTGAGATGTCAGGTGATTGTAGGCAGACTTTGTCTCACACACGTGTCGGGGACTTA
This sequence is a window from Triplophysa rosa linkage group LG4, Trosa_1v2, whole genome shotgun sequence. Protein-coding genes within it:
- the appa gene encoding amyloid beta (A4) precursor protein a isoform X1, which produces MGCKALFILLMFATSTLAVEVPSDTGTGLLAEPQVAMFCGKLNMHINVQTGKWESDPSGTKSCLGTKEGILQYCQEVYPELQITNVVEANQPVSIGDWCRRGRKQCGSHMHIVVPYRCLVGEFVSDALLVPDKCKFLHQERMDMCESHLHWHTVAKESCGDRSMNLHDYGMLLPCGIDRFRGVEFVCCPAETEKESDSTAVEEVDSDVWWGGAEADYTENSMTADAEPAAAEEDDDEDADEEQDVPDNDPDGDGDEDEDDEVIDERIDNGQSTNAAMTTTTTTTTESVEEVVREVCLASAETGPCRAMLSRWYFVREEGRCVPFIYGGCGGNRNNFESEEYCMSVCGGVLPTPSSSPPDAVDRYLETPADENEHSHFLKAKESLEGRHRERMSQVMREWEEAERQAKSLPRNDKKAVIQHFQEKVEALEQEAASERQQLVETHMARVEALLNDRRRLALESYLTALQANPPRPRHVFSLLKKYVRAEQKDRQHTLKHFEHVRMVDPKKAAQIRPQVLTHLRVIEERMNQSLGLLYKVPGVAEEIQDEVDVLQREQKEMFAQLANLQSDVRVSYGNDALMPDSTAGLDLLPDTQGFGFIHPESFNQPNTQNEVEPVDARPVPDRGLPTRPVSGLKSEDVPELRMEAEERHSEVYHQKLVFLAEDVSFNKGAIIGLMVGGVVIATIIVITLVMLRKKQYTSIHHGIIEVDAAVTPEERHLSKMQQNGYENPTYKFFEQNQN
- the appa gene encoding amyloid beta (A4) precursor protein a isoform X2; translated protein: MGCKALFILLMFATSTLAVEVPSDTGTGLLAEPQVAMFCGKLNMHINVQTGKWESDPSGTKSCLGTKEGILQYCQEVYPELQITNVVEANQPVSIGDWCRRGRKQCGSHMHIVVPYRCLVGEFVSDALLVPDKCKFLHQERMDMCESHLHWHTVAKESCGDRSMNLHDYGMLLPCGIDRFRGVEFVCCPAETEKESDSTAVEEVDSDVWWGGAEADYTENSMTADAEPAAAEEDDDEDADEEQDVPDNDPDGDGDEDEDDEVIDERIDNGQSTNAAMTTTTTTTTESVEEVVRVPTPSSSPPDAVDRYLETPADENEHSHFLKAKESLEGRHRERMSQVMREWEEAERQAKSLPRNDKKAVIQHFQEKVEALEQEAASERQQLVETHMARVEALLNDRRRLALESYLTALQANPPRPRHVFSLLKKYVRAEQKDRQHTLKHFEHVRMVDPKKAAQIRPQVLTHLRVIEERMNQSLGLLYKVPGVAEEIQDEVDVLQREQKEMFAQLANLQSDVRVSYGNDALMPDSTAGLDLLPDTQGFGFIHPESFNQPNTQNEVEPVDARPVPDRGLPTRPVSGLKSEDVPELRMEAEERHSEVYHQKLVFLAEDVSFNKGAIIGLMVGGVVIATIIVITLVMLRKKQYTSIHHGIIEVDAAVTPEERHLSKMQQNGYENPTYKFFEQNQN